The Mesorhizobium sp. M1D.F.Ca.ET.043.01.1.1 genome contains a region encoding:
- a CDS encoding GFA family protein, whose amino-acid sequence MDRFTGSCLCGNVRLVASGRPYRVGICHCLDCRKHHGALFYAAAIFPQEAVTIDGETRDYAGRFFCPRCGSSVFARTADEIEVHLGSLDAPDQLMPTYELWTVRRESWLPPFPLARRYERDRGAKGRSEG is encoded by the coding sequence ATGGACCGGTTCACGGGCAGCTGCCTTTGCGGCAATGTCCGACTTGTGGCGTCGGGCCGACCATACCGGGTCGGCATCTGTCACTGCCTCGACTGCCGCAAGCATCATGGCGCGCTTTTCTATGCTGCCGCCATATTCCCTCAGGAGGCGGTGACGATCGATGGCGAGACTCGCGACTATGCCGGGCGGTTCTTCTGTCCGCGTTGCGGCTCCTCCGTTTTTGCGCGCACCGCGGACGAAATCGAAGTGCACCTTGGCTCCCTGGATGCACCTGACCAACTGATGCCAACCTACGAACTCTGGACCGTTCGTCGCGAGTCCTGGCTGCCGCCATTTCCACTCGCGAGACGATACGAGCGCGACCGTGGGGCCAAGGGCCGCTCCGAGGGGTAG
- a CDS encoding DUF1127 domain-containing protein, whose protein sequence is MLVGQASRRRYGLATLHSMISAWREQNRFRWDLKRILEANPHLIEDIGLTKRHAEEEIAKLPFWQR, encoded by the coding sequence ATGCTGGTCGGGCAGGCATCGCGTCGGCGCTACGGCCTGGCGACCCTGCACAGCATGATCTCGGCGTGGCGTGAGCAGAACCGCTTCCGCTGGGATCTCAAGCGAATCTTGGAGGCCAATCCGCATCTGATCGAAGATATCGGCCTGACGAAGCGGCATGCAGAGGAAGAGATCGCCAAGCTGCCTTTCTGGCAACGCTGA
- a CDS encoding VOC family protein — protein sequence MISFVTFFARDIERTADVYRLLGFEFVQEQHGSGPKHLAAINEGMALEIYPGDDTVSPGTMLGVDVADLEDIRARLLAAKVPVSRDIGSGPGVRRIIVIDPEKRQIFVRERARNN from the coding sequence ATGATCAGCTTCGTGACGTTCTTTGCCCGCGACATCGAACGTACGGCTGACGTATACCGTCTGCTTGGATTCGAGTTCGTCCAGGAACAGCATGGCTCCGGACCGAAGCACCTGGCTGCCATCAACGAAGGAATGGCTCTCGAGATCTATCCCGGCGATGATACCGTCTCACCGGGCACAATGCTGGGCGTTGACGTCGCCGATCTCGAAGACATTCGAGCGAGGCTACTTGCGGCCAAGGTCCCCGTCTCGCGAGATATCGGTTCTGGGCCGGGCGTGCGCCGCATCATCGTGATTGATCCTGAAAAGCGCCAGATCTTCGTTCGTGAGCGCGCCCGGAACAACTGA
- a CDS encoding amino acid aminotransferase → MFETLQPAPADKILALIGLYRADTRSGKVDLGVGVYKDRDGRTPVMRAVREAEKRLLASQDTKTYLGLAGDTGFNAAMIKLAFGEGADPSRIRAAQAPGGSGALRLVAELLQRTRPGATVWLSDPTWPNHLPVMRAAGLQVRDYPYFDAASGAVRFDDMLAALKTANSGDVALLHGCCHNPTGANLDAAQWAEVADVLLDRGLLPFVDIAYQGFGEGLDADAAGLRLLAGKVPEMVVASSCSKNFAVYRDRVGAAMIVAKDGAQADVAMSQMLAAARALYSMPPDHGAAAVRMVLEDAALKKDWETELEEMRLRMLRLRVAFADALRRQSNSDRFDFVASHRGMFSRLGLTEAQVERLRTEHAVYMVGDSRINVAGLPEDGLDDLAKAIVSVLD, encoded by the coding sequence ATGTTCGAAACCCTGCAGCCCGCGCCCGCCGACAAGATCCTTGCCTTGATCGGCCTCTATCGCGCCGACACCCGCTCCGGCAAGGTCGACCTCGGCGTCGGCGTCTATAAGGACCGCGACGGCAGGACGCCGGTGATGCGCGCCGTGCGCGAGGCCGAGAAGCGGCTGCTCGCCAGCCAGGATACCAAGACCTATCTCGGCCTTGCCGGAGACACCGGCTTCAACGCCGCGATGATCAAGCTTGCCTTCGGCGAGGGTGCCGACCCGTCGCGCATCCGCGCAGCGCAAGCGCCGGGCGGATCGGGCGCGCTGAGGCTGGTGGCCGAGCTTCTGCAGCGCACGCGTCCCGGCGCAACGGTCTGGCTGTCCGACCCGACCTGGCCGAACCATCTGCCGGTGATGCGCGCCGCTGGGCTGCAGGTGCGCGACTATCCTTATTTCGACGCCGCTTCCGGCGCCGTTCGTTTCGACGACATGCTGGCGGCGCTCAAGACCGCCAATAGCGGCGATGTCGCGCTGCTGCACGGCTGCTGCCATAATCCGACCGGCGCCAACCTCGATGCCGCCCAGTGGGCCGAGGTCGCCGACGTCCTGCTGGATCGCGGCCTTCTGCCCTTCGTCGACATCGCTTATCAGGGCTTTGGCGAAGGCCTCGATGCCGATGCCGCCGGCCTGCGGCTGCTTGCCGGCAAGGTTCCGGAGATGGTGGTCGCCTCGAGCTGCTCGAAGAATTTTGCCGTCTATCGCGACCGCGTCGGCGCGGCGATGATCGTGGCCAAGGACGGCGCACAGGCGGATGTGGCGATGAGCCAGATGCTGGCCGCGGCGCGCGCGCTCTACTCGATGCCACCGGACCATGGCGCGGCCGCTGTGCGCATGGTGCTCGAAGACGCCGCCCTGAAGAAGGATTGGGAGACGGAACTCGAGGAAATGCGGCTGCGCATGCTCAGGCTGCGCGTCGCCTTCGCAGACGCGTTGCGCCGGCAGTCCAATTCCGACCGCTTCGATTTCGTCGCCAGCCACCGCGGCATGTTTTCCCGTCTCGGGTTGACGGAAGCGCAGGTCGAGCGCCTGCGCACCGAGCACGCCGTCTACATGGTTGGGGACAGCCGCATCAACGTGGCCGGCTTGCCCGAGGACGGATTGGACGACCTTGCCAAGGCTATCGTCTCGGTTCTCGACTGA
- a CDS encoding anti-sigma factor produces the protein MTAIVDPVTDADLDAYVDDQLDVARRIEVEAFLSTRPEVAARVMSDLRTRDELRVALAGPVGMAGPATTEVARRLERALARDRVFSVLQRAAAAAVLVAAGWLANSVFGPIAVTKVVASTHPPAYVEEAVSAHRTTLVRETMPSQREAPGYNADEIRAATAIVMPSLPDDWRIRDVQIYPSRFGPSVEMAVETKDFGLVSLFAIRPGTFDVVKPTVVPSRDISSAYFQIGEVAYAVVGRSDAGDLDRAAEKLARTLY, from the coding sequence ATGACCGCTATCGTCGATCCCGTGACCGATGCCGATCTCGACGCCTATGTCGACGATCAGCTCGACGTCGCCCGCCGCATCGAGGTCGAGGCTTTTCTTTCCACGCGCCCGGAAGTGGCTGCGCGGGTGATGTCCGACCTCAGAACGCGCGACGAGCTGCGCGTGGCGCTGGCCGGCCCCGTCGGCATGGCGGGCCCGGCAACGACAGAGGTGGCGCGGCGGCTGGAGCGGGCGCTCGCCAGGGATCGCGTCTTTTCCGTGCTGCAGCGGGCTGCTGCAGCGGCCGTGCTGGTGGCTGCAGGCTGGCTGGCAAACAGCGTCTTCGGGCCGATCGCCGTCACCAAGGTGGTCGCCTCGACGCACCCGCCCGCTTATGTCGAGGAAGCGGTGAGCGCGCACCGCACGACCCTGGTGCGCGAGACGATGCCGTCGCAGCGGGAAGCGCCCGGCTACAATGCCGATGAAATCCGCGCCGCGACCGCGATCGTTATGCCGTCATTGCCCGACGACTGGCGGATCCGCGACGTCCAGATCTATCCGTCGCGGTTCGGGCCGAGCGTCGAGATGGCGGTCGAAACGAAGGATTTCGGCCTGGTGTCGCTGTTTGCCATCAGGCCGGGCACCTTCGACGTGGTGAAGCCCACGGTCGTGCCCTCGCGCGACATCTCATCCGCCTATTTCCAGATTGGCGAGGTGGCTTACGCCGTCGTTGGACGAAGCGATGCCGGCGATCTCGACCGTGCCGCCGAAAAGCTGGCCCGGACGCTTTACTGA
- the mazG gene encoding nucleoside triphosphate pyrophosphohydrolase, producing MKPSKDISRLIEIMAALRAPKTGCPWDIEQNFSTIAPYTIEEAYEVADAIARGDLDDLREELGDLLLQVVYHAQMAEEAGEFAFGDVVEAITSKMIRRHPHVFGDEKARSAGMAKGMWEKIKAAEKADKRNARIARGLDPEDHGKGYLDSVPVALPALTRALKLQEKAARVGFDWSEAAPILDKIEEEIGELREALAGGDAAPIKDEFGDMLFAVVNLGRHLKLDAEAALSGTNEKFRSRFHYVERALEAKDSSLEEATLDEMQALWQQAKSAK from the coding sequence ATGAAACCCTCGAAGGACATTTCCCGACTGATCGAGATCATGGCGGCGCTGCGGGCGCCGAAGACCGGCTGCCCGTGGGACATCGAGCAGAATTTTTCGACCATCGCGCCCTACACGATCGAGGAAGCCTATGAGGTGGCGGACGCTATCGCGCGCGGCGATCTCGACGATCTGCGCGAGGAACTGGGCGACCTTCTGCTGCAGGTCGTCTACCACGCGCAGATGGCCGAGGAAGCCGGCGAGTTCGCATTCGGCGACGTCGTCGAAGCCATCACCAGCAAGATGATCCGCCGCCACCCGCATGTCTTCGGTGATGAGAAGGCGCGCAGCGCCGGCATGGCCAAGGGCATGTGGGAGAAGATCAAGGCGGCGGAGAAGGCCGACAAACGCAACGCCCGCATCGCCCGCGGCCTCGATCCGGAAGATCATGGCAAGGGCTATCTCGACAGTGTGCCGGTCGCGCTCCCTGCGCTCACCCGCGCGCTGAAGCTGCAGGAGAAGGCTGCCCGCGTCGGCTTCGACTGGAGCGAGGCAGCACCGATCCTCGACAAGATAGAGGAAGAGATCGGCGAATTGCGCGAGGCGCTCGCAGGAGGCGACGCGGCACCGATCAAGGACGAGTTCGGCGACATGCTGTTTGCCGTCGTCAATCTCGGCCGCCATCTCAAGCTCGACGCGGAAGCCGCGCTCAGCGGTACCAACGAGAAATTCCGTTCCCGATTCCACTATGTCGAGCGAGCGCTCGAGGCCAAGGACAGTTCGCTGGAAGAAGCGACGCTGGACGAGATGCAAGCGCTCTGGCAGCAGGCAAAAAGCGCAAAATAG
- a CDS encoding sigma-70 family RNA polymerase sigma factor, which produces MARFDIVGQLGSLRRYARSLTRDSADAEDLVHDALVRAYERRGTFRSGGNLRAWLLAIVHNIFIDRMRSRRSEATRIERAGRLADQSVAASQDHSVRLSQVREAFLSLPEEQRSALHLVAIEGLSYQQAAEASGVPLGTLMSRIGRARAALREMEERAPARGKNHLRIVGGES; this is translated from the coding sequence ATGGCACGCTTTGATATCGTCGGGCAGTTGGGGTCGCTGCGGCGCTATGCGCGCTCGCTGACGCGCGACAGCGCCGATGCCGAGGATCTGGTCCACGATGCGCTGGTGCGCGCCTATGAGCGGCGCGGCACCTTTCGCTCGGGCGGCAACCTGCGCGCCTGGCTGCTCGCGATCGTGCACAACATCTTCATCGACCGCATGCGCTCGCGCCGGTCCGAGGCGACGCGCATCGAGCGGGCCGGCCGTCTCGCCGATCAAAGCGTGGCGGCATCTCAGGACCATTCGGTGCGCCTTTCACAGGTGCGGGAAGCTTTTCTCTCGCTTCCGGAAGAGCAGCGCTCCGCCCTGCACCTCGTCGCCATCGAAGGGCTTTCCTATCAGCAGGCCGCCGAAGCGAGCGGCGTGCCGCTCGGAACCCTGATGTCGCGCATCGGCCGCGCGCGTGCGGCACTGCGCGAGATGGAGGAGCGCGCTCCGGCGCGCGGCAAAAACCACTTGAGGATCGTGGGAGGTGAATCATGA
- a CDS encoding aldose 1-epimerase family protein, which translates to MEQDSLTLHGDGISATVVGQGAELVSLRDADGTELLWQAGPAWRRHSPVLFPIVGRLRGDQLRHRGQNYPMTQHGFARDRRFAWVQRTPSSCTLVLTDDAESRIHYPFAFRLAVSYSLASRQLGVTFEVANTGDEMLPASIGAHPAFNWPLLQELPKEAYRLTFADNEPAPIRRLKDGLMVPTPQPTPIEGKTLALSERLFDDDAVILDRPASTSVRYAAERSPSIEMSWHGFNELGIWSKPGGAPFLCIEPWRGVASPVDFDGEFTDKPGVMPIEPGAKRTLTYRIAIGREP; encoded by the coding sequence ATGGAACAGGACAGCCTGACACTCCACGGTGACGGCATCTCGGCAACCGTCGTCGGGCAGGGGGCTGAACTGGTCTCCTTGCGCGATGCCGACGGAACAGAGCTTCTGTGGCAGGCGGGCCCGGCCTGGCGTCGCCATTCTCCGGTTCTGTTTCCGATCGTCGGCCGGCTGAGGGGCGATCAACTGCGCCACCGTGGGCAAAACTATCCGATGACGCAGCACGGTTTTGCCCGCGACAGGCGCTTTGCCTGGGTGCAGCGGACGCCTTCGTCCTGCACGCTGGTCCTGACCGACGATGCCGAAAGCCGCATCCATTACCCGTTCGCCTTCCGGCTGGCGGTAAGCTACAGCCTGGCATCTCGCCAACTTGGCGTGACCTTCGAAGTCGCCAACACTGGCGACGAGATGCTGCCGGCCTCGATCGGCGCTCACCCGGCCTTCAACTGGCCGCTGCTGCAGGAACTGCCCAAGGAAGCCTATCGGCTGACCTTTGCCGACAATGAGCCCGCGCCGATCCGCCGCCTGAAGGACGGGCTGATGGTGCCGACACCGCAACCCACGCCCATTGAAGGCAAGACGCTCGCGCTCTCCGAGCGGCTCTTCGACGACGACGCCGTCATTCTGGACCGGCCGGCCAGCACCAGCGTGCGCTATGCCGCCGAGCGAAGCCCATCGATAGAGATGTCCTGGCACGGGTTCAACGAGCTGGGCATCTGGTCCAAGCCGGGCGGCGCGCCGTTCCTGTGCATCGAGCCCTGGCGCGGCGTCGCAAGCCCGGTCGATTTCGACGGCGAATTTACCGACAAGCCGGGCGTGATGCCGATCGAGCCGGGCGCGAAGCGCACGCTGACCTACCGGATCGCCATCGGCCGGGAGCCGTAG
- a CDS encoding class I SAM-dependent methyltransferase, whose protein sequence is MAVGISERISAFVEALPLKPGLRVLEIGCGPGVAARAVARRVGHGFVLAIDRSEKAIRLARAGSAGEMALGSLDFRHIAIEDFALRPDDALFDIAFAMRVGALDGRHPEAGRAALARIKAALKPQGRLFIDGGDPLREIDVGRGWPS, encoded by the coding sequence ATGGCTGTCGGAATCTCCGAGCGGATCTCCGCTTTCGTCGAAGCGCTTCCATTGAAGCCGGGACTTCGCGTTCTGGAGATCGGCTGCGGCCCCGGCGTTGCCGCCCGTGCTGTCGCTCGCCGTGTCGGCCACGGCTTCGTCCTGGCCATCGACCGGTCGGAAAAGGCAATCCGGTTGGCGCGGGCGGGATCGGCCGGTGAGATGGCTTTGGGCAGCCTGGATTTTCGACATATAGCAATCGAGGACTTCGCATTGAGGCCTGATGATGCGCTCTTCGATATCGCCTTTGCCATGCGGGTCGGCGCGCTCGACGGACGTCACCCCGAGGCTGGCCGGGCGGCCTTGGCGCGTATCAAGGCGGCATTGAAGCCACAGGGCAGGCTCTTCATCGATGGAGGCGATCCATTGAGGGAGATTGATGTGGGCCGTGGCTGGCCGTCCTAG
- a CDS encoding Bax inhibitor-1/YccA family protein — MNSPNLGYRMGAGAQAGAVYDEGLRRHMLRVYNYMGLGLVVTGLVALAVASTPALYVPIFSSPLKWVVMLAPLAFVMLFSFKMQTMSAASAQTMFWAFCAVMGLSLASVFLVFTGTSIARTFFIAATMFGATSLYGYTTRRDLTQFSSFLVMGLIGVVIASLVNLFLGSTALQFAISVIGIAVFIGLTAWDTQTIKEQYAENFDAESQQKLAVFGAFSLYLNFINIFQLLLNFTGERE; from the coding sequence ATGAACAGCCCCAACCTGGGATACCGAATGGGCGCCGGCGCCCAGGCCGGAGCGGTCTATGACGAGGGCCTGCGCCGGCACATGCTGCGCGTCTACAACTATATGGGCCTTGGCCTGGTGGTCACCGGCCTCGTCGCACTTGCCGTGGCCTCGACGCCGGCGCTTTATGTGCCGATCTTCTCCAGCCCGTTGAAATGGGTGGTGATGCTGGCGCCGCTTGCCTTCGTCATGCTCTTCTCCTTCAAGATGCAGACGATGTCGGCGGCGAGCGCTCAGACGATGTTCTGGGCCTTCTGCGCCGTCATGGGCCTGTCGCTCGCTTCCGTGTTCCTGGTCTTCACCGGCACCAGCATCGCGCGCACCTTCTTCATCGCCGCCACCATGTTCGGCGCCACCAGCCTCTACGGCTATACGACCAGGCGCGACCTGACGCAGTTCTCGTCCTTCCTCGTCATGGGCCTGATCGGCGTGGTGATCGCGAGCCTCGTCAACCTGTTCCTCGGCTCGACCGCGCTGCAGTTCGCCATCTCGGTGATCGGCATCGCCGTCTTCATCGGCCTGACCGCCTGGGACACGCAGACGATCAAGGAACAATATGCCGAGAATTTCGACGCGGAATCGCAGCAGAAGCTCGCCGTCTTCGGCGCCTTCTCGCTCTATCTGAACTTCATCAACATCTTCCAGCTGCTGCTGAATTTCACCGGCGAGCGCGAATAG
- a CDS encoding MBL fold metallo-hydrolase, with the protein MSDRLRLTILGCGSSPGTPRITGDWGNCDPANPKNRRMRTAALVERIAANGGRTTVVIDTGPDFREQMLLAAVKRIDAVVYTHPHADHIHGIDDLRGYVHEQRHRIDIHADEPTMQRLRLAFGYCFETPLGSSYPPIVRPHPIDHARPVVVEGEGGPLTLEPLPQIHGDIVSLGFRIGGLAYCPDVSDFPAATAERLRGLDTLVIDALQYNTHPSHLSLGEALGWIEKLAPKNAVLTHMHVPLDYAAVMVETPDHVVPAYDGMAIEIAVESE; encoded by the coding sequence ATGAGCGACCGGCTGCGCCTCACCATTCTCGGCTGCGGCTCGTCGCCGGGCACGCCGCGCATCACCGGCGACTGGGGCAATTGCGATCCGGCCAATCCCAAGAACCGCCGTATGCGCACGGCGGCCCTTGTCGAGCGGATCGCCGCCAACGGCGGTCGCACCACAGTCGTCATCGACACCGGGCCGGATTTCCGCGAGCAGATGTTGCTTGCCGCGGTCAAACGCATCGATGCGGTCGTCTACACGCATCCGCATGCCGACCACATCCACGGTATCGACGACCTGCGCGGCTATGTGCACGAACAGCGCCACCGCATCGACATCCATGCCGACGAGCCGACGATGCAGCGGCTGCGCCTGGCGTTCGGCTATTGCTTCGAAACGCCGCTCGGCAGCTCCTATCCGCCGATCGTCAGGCCGCATCCGATCGACCATGCCAGACCGGTGGTGGTCGAAGGAGAGGGGGGTCCCCTCACCCTTGAGCCGCTGCCGCAGATCCATGGCGACATCGTCTCGCTCGGATTCCGCATCGGCGGGCTCGCCTATTGCCCCGATGTCAGCGACTTTCCGGCCGCTACGGCGGAGCGGTTGCGCGGCCTGGACACGCTGGTCATCGATGCGCTGCAGTACAACACCCATCCCAGCCATCTGTCGCTCGGCGAGGCCCTGGGCTGGATCGAGAAGCTTGCGCCGAAAAACGCGGTGCTGACGCATATGCACGTGCCGCTGGATTATGCCGCCGTGATGGTCGAGACGCCGGATCACGTGGTGCCGGCCTATGATGGGATGGCGATCGAAATCGCTGTTGAATCAGAATGA
- a CDS encoding TatD family hydrolase encodes MLVDSHCHLDFPDFAEERGTIVARALAAGIGRMVTISTRVRRFQQILEIVETFNEVYCSVGTHPHNAAEELDVTVDELVRLSAHPKVVAIGEAGLDYFYDRAPREAQAEGFRTHIAAARQTGLPLVIHSRAADDDMAAILEEETGKGAFPFILHCFSSGRRLAEVGVALGGYVSFSGILTFKNSTELRAIAADIPRDRLLVETDAPYLAPIPFRGKRNEPAYVVNTARVLAETIGVSEAEIAEITSENVFRLFTKMPRPAAG; translated from the coding sequence ATGCTTGTCGACAGTCACTGCCATCTCGATTTTCCGGACTTCGCCGAGGAGCGGGGGACAATTGTCGCCCGCGCCCTGGCCGCCGGAATCGGCCGCATGGTGACGATCTCGACGCGTGTGAGGCGCTTTCAGCAAATCCTTGAAATCGTTGAAACTTTCAATGAGGTATATTGTTCGGTCGGCACCCATCCGCACAATGCGGCGGAAGAGCTCGACGTGACCGTCGACGAGTTGGTGCGGCTTTCCGCGCACCCCAAAGTGGTGGCGATCGGCGAGGCCGGGCTCGACTATTTCTACGATCGCGCCCCGCGCGAGGCGCAGGCTGAAGGCTTCCGCACCCACATCGCCGCCGCGCGCCAGACCGGCCTGCCGCTGGTCATCCATTCGCGCGCCGCCGACGACGACATGGCGGCGATCCTCGAGGAAGAGACAGGGAAGGGCGCCTTCCCCTTTATTTTGCACTGCTTTTCGTCCGGGCGCCGGCTGGCCGAAGTTGGCGTGGCGCTGGGCGGCTATGTCTCTTTCTCCGGCATCCTGACCTTCAAGAACTCGACCGAACTGCGCGCCATCGCCGCCGACATCCCACGCGATCGATTGCTGGTCGAGACCGACGCGCCTTACCTCGCGCCGATCCCGTTTCGCGGCAAGCGCAACGAGCCAGCCTATGTCGTGAACACGGCAAGGGTGCTGGCCGAAACGATCGGCGTCAGCGAGGCGGAGATCGCCGAGATCACCAGCGAGAACGTCTTCCGGCTGTTCACCAAGATGCCGCGACCGGCGGCAGGCTGA
- a CDS encoding winged helix-turn-helix domain-containing tetratricopeptide repeat protein: MRRMQGSRFAFGPYVLDSAAGTLLRNDVPVAAGYRGLKLLAALVERPGEILAKAELMDAAWPGTAVEEGNLTVQIAQLRKLLGSAGDGSEWIATVPRVGYRFTGAIEQLGDAKRKPLPLPGKPSIAVLPFVNFSNDPEQDSFADGLTEDLITDLSRNDGLFVIARNSVFAYKGKAMDVRAIAEDLGVRYLLEGSARRAAGRVRINAQLVDAMSGEHLWAERFDRSLEDIFAVQDEVTAKIVEALLGRLRASPPRNRPKNLEAYDLCVRARKLIDDSPQTAREAHLMLTRAVSLDPEYAEAYRWLAMNHWMGWVHWGEPIEPNRGVALELARKAVAIDPNDAGCRWVLANLLAYERRFDEADVEFAKAFELDPNEADAWATLSDISVLAGHVEEGLEQVRKAFRLNPFPPSWYYLTLGAAQYAAGAYEAAVETLRRDETYRTSSRRFLAASLAQLGRLDEAHAEVEMFLIANPHFTTRHWVWTEPFRDDATLVHFVDGFRKAGLPE; this comes from the coding sequence ATGCGCCGCATGCAGGGATCGCGCTTTGCCTTTGGTCCGTACGTGCTTGATTCGGCTGCGGGAACGCTGCTTCGAAACGATGTCCCCGTCGCTGCTGGCTATCGCGGGCTGAAGCTGCTTGCGGCGCTCGTCGAACGTCCTGGCGAAATCCTGGCCAAGGCCGAGCTGATGGACGCGGCATGGCCGGGCACGGCCGTCGAGGAAGGCAACCTCACCGTTCAGATCGCGCAGCTCAGGAAGCTGCTAGGATCGGCTGGCGACGGCAGTGAATGGATCGCCACGGTGCCACGCGTCGGCTACCGCTTCACAGGCGCCATCGAACAGCTCGGCGACGCGAAGCGAAAACCCTTGCCGCTGCCCGGCAAGCCGTCGATAGCCGTGCTGCCCTTCGTCAATTTCAGCAATGATCCCGAGCAGGACTCCTTCGCGGACGGGTTGACCGAGGACCTGATTACCGACCTATCCAGGAATGACGGCCTGTTCGTCATCGCGCGCAACTCGGTCTTCGCCTACAAGGGCAAGGCGATGGACGTGCGCGCGATCGCCGAGGATCTCGGCGTGCGCTACCTGCTCGAAGGGAGCGCAAGGCGCGCCGCCGGACGCGTGCGCATCAACGCGCAGCTGGTCGATGCGATGAGCGGCGAGCATCTTTGGGCGGAACGCTTCGATCGCAGCCTGGAAGATATCTTTGCCGTCCAGGACGAGGTGACCGCCAAGATCGTCGAGGCGCTGCTCGGCAGGCTGCGCGCATCGCCGCCACGCAACCGGCCCAAGAATCTAGAGGCCTACGACCTGTGCGTGCGGGCGCGCAAGCTGATCGACGATTCGCCGCAGACGGCGCGCGAAGCGCATCTGATGCTGACGCGCGCGGTCTCGCTCGATCCGGAATATGCCGAGGCCTATCGGTGGCTTGCCATGAACCACTGGATGGGATGGGTGCATTGGGGCGAACCGATCGAGCCCAACCGCGGCGTTGCCCTGGAATTGGCGCGCAAGGCCGTGGCGATCGATCCCAACGACGCCGGCTGCCGCTGGGTGCTGGCCAACCTGCTTGCCTATGAACGCCGGTTCGACGAGGCCGACGTTGAATTCGCCAAGGCGTTCGAGCTCGACCCGAACGAGGCCGACGCCTGGGCGACGTTGTCTGATATCTCGGTCCTGGCCGGGCATGTCGAGGAAGGCCTCGAGCAGGTTCGCAAGGCGTTCCGGCTGAACCCGTTTCCACCGAGCTGGTATTACCTGACGCTCGGCGCGGCGCAATATGCGGCAGGCGCCTATGAGGCCGCCGTCGAGACGCTGCGCCGGGACGAGACCTATCGGACTAGCTCACGCCGCTTCCTGGCGGCCAGCCTTGCCCAACTCGGCCGGCTCGACGAGGCGCACGCCGAGGTCGAGATGTTCCTCATCGCCAACCCGCATTTCACGACCCGCCACTGGGTCTGGACCGAGCCGTTCCGCGACGACGCGACGCTCGTGCATTTTGTCGACGGCTTTCGCAAGGCCGGTCTTCCGGAGTAG